In one window of Phoenix dactylifera cultivar Barhee BC4 unplaced genomic scaffold, palm_55x_up_171113_PBpolish2nd_filt_p 001147F, whole genome shotgun sequence DNA:
- the LOC103698152 gene encoding UDP-D-apiose/UDP-D-xylose synthase 2-like gives MFYVLKEDASPCIFGPIEKQRWSYACAKQLVERLIYAEGAENGLEFTIVRPFNWIGPRMDFIPGIDGPNEGVPRVLACFSNNLLRGEPLKLVDGGQSQRTFVYIKDAVEAVLLMIENPNRANGQIFNVGNPNNEVTIKQLAEMMTQVYSKFQESNHLSSQQLI, from the exons ATGTTTTATGTTCTCAAAGAAGATGCCTCACCATGCATTTTTGGTCCTATTGAGAAACAGAGATGGTCATATGCATGTGCAAAACAACTCGTTGAGAGGCTAATATATG CTGAGGGTGCAGAAAATGGACTCGAGTTTACCATTGTAAGGCCTTTCAACTGGATTGGACCAAGGATGGATTTTATACCGGGAATTGATGGTCCAAATGAGGGTGTTCCTAGGGTTTTAGCATGCTTTAGTAAT aACCTTTTACGTGGTGAGCCTCTTAAGCTTGTTGATGGTGGCCAGTCCCAAAGAACTTTCGTGTACATCAAGGATGCCGTAGAAGCTGTTCTCTTAATGATT GAAAATCCTAACCGAGCAAATGGTCAGATCTTTAATGTGGGAAATCCTAATAATGAGGTTACAATAAAGCAACTTGCTGAAATGATGACACAG GTTTATTCAAAGTTTCAGGAGAGCAACCACTTGAGCAGCCAACAATTGATATAA